One Corynebacterium yudongzhengii DNA window includes the following coding sequences:
- the ruvC gene encoding crossover junction endodeoxyribonuclease RuvC encodes MNLEGLRVMGIDPGLTRCGLSVVQAGRGRAVIPVAVGVVRTPSDAELGNRLTRISDAVEEWLDDYRPDVVAIERLFERGNVSTVMYTAHAVGVLILAAARRDIPVHHYTPSEVKKAISGNGRADKQQMTTMITRILGLSEAPKPADAADALALAVCHCWRAPALAREKQVAARTREFKRRLEQRSKQ; translated from the coding sequence GTGAACCTGGAGGGTTTGCGGGTCATGGGCATCGACCCGGGGCTGACTCGCTGTGGGCTGTCGGTGGTGCAGGCCGGACGGGGCCGGGCAGTCATTCCGGTGGCTGTCGGCGTCGTGCGCACCCCCAGCGACGCGGAGCTCGGCAACCGGCTCACCCGCATCTCCGATGCGGTGGAGGAGTGGTTGGACGACTACCGCCCCGACGTCGTCGCCATCGAGCGCCTCTTCGAGCGCGGCAACGTTTCGACGGTCATGTACACCGCCCACGCCGTCGGAGTGCTCATCCTGGCGGCCGCGCGGCGCGACATACCCGTGCACCACTACACGCCGTCGGAGGTCAAAAAGGCGATCTCCGGCAACGGGCGGGCCGACAAACAGCAGATGACCACGATGATCACCCGCATCCTCGGCCTTTCTGAGGCCCCGAAGCCGGCGGATGCCGCCGACGCTTTGGCGCTGGCGGTCTGCCACTGCTGGCGGGCCCCGGCCTTGGCCCGCGAGAAGCAGGTGGCAGCCCGCACTCGGGAGTTCAAGCGCAGACTAGAGCAAAGGAGCAAGCAGTGA
- the ruvA gene encoding Holliday junction branch migration protein RuvA: MIASLNGEVVSIAPDHAVMECAGVGYQFLATPRTLARLRRGENTRVLTHLAVREDAMTLYGFVSDEERRMFLLLQTLSGMGPKLALAVIGTLEPAEISTAVTNQDAKTLQTVPGVGKRMADRMVVELKDKVSEYLPSEPSPDTGPALDPQATQVAAQVTEALVGLGFTERVATPAVELVLAAEPELNTSAALKKALASLGKNK, from the coding sequence GTGATCGCCTCGCTGAACGGCGAAGTCGTCTCGATCGCCCCGGATCACGCCGTCATGGAGTGCGCGGGGGTGGGCTACCAGTTCTTGGCGACGCCGCGCACCCTCGCCCGCCTGCGTCGCGGCGAGAACACCCGGGTGCTCACCCACCTGGCGGTGCGCGAAGACGCCATGACCCTCTACGGCTTCGTCTCCGATGAAGAGCGACGCATGTTTCTCTTGCTGCAGACGCTCTCCGGGATGGGCCCGAAGTTGGCGCTGGCGGTGATTGGCACCTTAGAGCCGGCGGAGATCTCCACGGCCGTGACCAACCAGGACGCTAAGACGCTGCAGACGGTGCCGGGCGTGGGCAAGCGGATGGCGGACCGGATGGTCGTCGAGCTCAAGGATAAAGTCAGCGAGTACCTCCCGTCCGAGCCCAGCCCCGACACCGGCCCGGCGCTCGACCCGCAGGCCACCCAGGTCGCCGCGCAGGTCACCGAGGCCCTGGTGGGGCTCGGCTTCACCGAACGGGTGGCCACCCCGGCCGTCGAGCTCGTGCTGGCGGCGGAACCGGAGCTTAATACCTCCGCGGCGCTGAAGAAGGCGCTCGCCTCTTTAGGAAAGAACAAGTAA
- the ruvB gene encoding Holliday junction branch migration DNA helicase RuvB, whose amino-acid sequence MSDIERTEFEVPESPVDPHRHQGDTDLEKSLRPKSLNDFIGQPKVREQLHLVLSGARQRGVTPDHILLSGPPGLGKTTMAMIVAQELGTSLRMTSGPALERAGDLAAMLSNIMEGDVLFIDEIHRIARPAEEMLYMAMEDFRIDVIVGKGPGATSIPLEIPPFTLVGATTRAGMLTGPLRDRFGFTAQMEFYDTEDLTQVVTRAAAILGVDIADDAAVEIASRSRGTPRIANRLLRRVRDYADVHADGHVDLDATRGALEVFDVDDLGLDRLDRAVLDALIRGHGGGPVGVNTLAIAVGEESTTVEEVCEPYLVRAGLMSRTGRGRVATAAAWYHLGLTPPEGTPGAL is encoded by the coding sequence ATGTCGGACATCGAACGCACCGAGTTCGAGGTACCCGAATCGCCCGTGGATCCGCACCGCCACCAGGGGGATACGGACCTGGAGAAGTCGCTGCGCCCGAAGTCCCTCAACGACTTCATCGGCCAGCCGAAGGTCCGCGAGCAGCTCCACCTCGTGCTCTCCGGCGCCCGACAGCGCGGTGTCACCCCCGATCACATCCTGCTCTCCGGCCCGCCGGGGCTGGGCAAGACCACCATGGCGATGATCGTGGCGCAGGAGCTCGGCACGTCGCTGCGCATGACCTCCGGGCCCGCCCTGGAGCGCGCGGGTGATCTGGCGGCGATGCTCTCCAACATCATGGAGGGCGACGTGTTGTTTATCGACGAGATCCACCGCATCGCCCGTCCCGCCGAGGAGATGCTGTACATGGCGATGGAGGACTTCCGGATCGACGTGATCGTCGGCAAGGGCCCCGGAGCCACGTCGATCCCCCTCGAGATCCCGCCGTTTACCCTGGTCGGCGCCACCACGCGCGCGGGCATGCTCACCGGCCCGCTGCGCGATCGCTTCGGCTTTACCGCGCAGATGGAGTTCTACGACACCGAGGACCTCACCCAGGTGGTCACCCGCGCGGCGGCGATCCTCGGGGTGGATATTGCCGACGACGCCGCCGTCGAGATCGCCTCGCGCTCCCGGGGCACACCGCGTATCGCGAACCGGTTGTTGCGCCGAGTGCGCGACTACGCCGACGTGCATGCCGACGGCCACGTCGACTTGGACGCCACCCGGGGCGCGCTCGAGGTCTTCGACGTCGACGATCTAGGCCTCGACCGCCTCGACCGGGCGGTACTCGACGCCCTGATTCGGGGGCACGGCGGCGGGCCGGTCGGCGTGAACACCCTGGCGATCGCCGTGGGGGAGGAGTCCACCACCGTCGAGGAGGTCTGCGAGCCCTACCTGGTGCGCGCTGGCCTCATGTCCCGCACGGGGCGCGGCCGCGTGGCGACGGCCGCCGCCTGGTACCATCTCGGCCTCACTCCGCCGGAGGGCACGCCGGGAGCCCTATAG
- the yajC gene encoding preprotein translocase subunit YajC — protein sequence MEIIVFLVIIALFFIPSFLMMRKQRQHQAEITKLQEALGVDDYVITAAGLHGRIADLAETTVDLEVAPGTIITMERAGVMRNVTQENRQVEAQKTEEITDNEPEDGSGEHPENFR from the coding sequence ATGGAGATCATTGTTTTTCTTGTCATTATCGCCCTGTTTTTCATTCCTTCGTTCCTGATGATGCGCAAACAGCGCCAGCACCAGGCGGAGATAACCAAGCTGCAGGAGGCCTTGGGTGTCGACGACTACGTCATCACCGCCGCCGGTCTCCACGGAAGGATCGCGGATCTCGCGGAGACCACCGTCGATCTGGAGGTCGCGCCGGGGACCATCATCACGATGGAGCGCGCCGGCGTTATGCGCAACGTCACCCAGGAAAACCGCCAGGTAGAGGCGCAGAAGACGGAGGAGATCACCGACAACGAGCCGGAAGATGGCTCGGGTGAGCACCCCGAGAATTTCCGATGA